One Pectobacterium colocasium DNA segment encodes these proteins:
- a CDS encoding DUF523 domain-containing protein, which produces MSNILISACLSGFPVRYNGTKKKSIDDYLTQWRQQARLITFCPELAAGFPTPRPSAEIIPASGSTSVITAGAKVVEATGGDVTERYILGAWLTLQMAQQHNCRFALLTEGSPSCGSHMIYSGRFDGSQTAGSGVTAELLIRHGIEVFSDREIEQLIERVEYCDRHADA; this is translated from the coding sequence ATGAGTAACATTCTGATCAGCGCCTGTCTGTCTGGCTTTCCCGTTCGCTATAACGGCACCAAAAAGAAATCGATTGACGACTATCTTACCCAGTGGCGCCAACAGGCGAGACTGATTACGTTTTGTCCGGAACTGGCCGCGGGTTTCCCAACGCCCAGGCCTTCGGCGGAAATTATCCCGGCCTCTGGCAGCACTTCAGTCATCACGGCTGGCGCTAAGGTTGTCGAAGCAACCGGCGGCGATGTGACCGAACGTTATATTTTGGGCGCCTGGCTAACGCTGCAAATGGCGCAACAGCATAACTGCCGCTTTGCACTCCTCACGGAAGGGAGTCCATCTTGCGGTAGCCACATGATATACAGTGGGCGATTTGATGGTTCACAAACGGCGGGAAGCGGCGTTACCGCAGAATTACTGATTCGCCACGGTATAGAAGTGTTTTCCGATCGTGAGATCGAGCAGTTAATCGAACGTGTTGAATACTGCGATCGCCACGCTGATGCGTAA
- a CDS encoding PepSY-associated TM helix domain-containing protein has product MSHPTQASATAAASGTRSAGETASAQHAVDNVSPRAAIVALFIRLHFYIGIFVGPFIFIAALTGTLYVLTPQIENRLYSHQLFTESQGTPHSLAEQIRAAQAGLTHHQDAKLLAVRPAPTPHDTTRVMFALPELGPSESRAVFIDPVSLENRGSEIVYGTSGILPFRIWLDYLHRGLLLGDIGRNYSELAASWLWVAALGGIVIWWSTRHQSSAAKRRKLKNSQTTAAKTQRLRHWHATMGLSLVLGLLFFSATGLTWSQWAGSNISVARAALGWQTPSVKTQLPTPMSNHDMMHGHDMAMATDEHAEHHASMPMGNVDASSPALFDKVLTAARHAGIDANKIEIRPASQLHRAWTVTEIDRAWPTQVDAVSVNPDTLEIVDKTDFNTFPLAAKLTRWGVDAHMGVLFGLPNQLILAAFGLGLCTMIVWGYRMWWIRRPKSRHAANPVNTLTAALMQVPVFHRLLIMLITVLLAVSLPVMGISLLIFLLIDTARWYMNHSKRAMAKS; this is encoded by the coding sequence ATGTCACACCCTACTCAGGCATCAGCCACTGCTGCCGCCTCCGGTACGCGCTCAGCCGGAGAAACCGCATCGGCTCAACACGCGGTAGACAACGTATCGCCACGTGCCGCGATCGTCGCTCTGTTCATCCGGCTGCATTTCTATATCGGTATTTTTGTCGGTCCTTTTATTTTTATCGCCGCCCTGACAGGAACGCTGTATGTCCTGACGCCGCAGATTGAAAATCGGCTGTATTCACACCAGCTATTTACTGAAAGCCAGGGCACTCCGCATTCGCTGGCTGAACAAATCCGTGCCGCACAGGCGGGGCTCACTCATCACCAGGATGCAAAATTACTGGCGGTACGTCCGGCACCGACGCCCCATGATACTACCCGTGTAATGTTTGCCTTACCGGAACTCGGGCCATCGGAAAGCCGCGCTGTTTTCATCGATCCCGTTTCGCTGGAAAACCGCGGCAGTGAGATAGTTTATGGCACCAGCGGCATCCTGCCATTTCGTATCTGGCTTGATTACCTTCACCGCGGGCTGCTGCTAGGCGATATCGGGCGTAATTACAGCGAGCTGGCGGCATCCTGGCTGTGGGTGGCCGCACTGGGTGGCATCGTCATTTGGTGGTCAACTCGCCACCAGTCGTCAGCAGCCAAACGGCGGAAGTTGAAAAATAGCCAGACGACGGCAGCGAAGACACAGCGCCTGCGTCACTGGCATGCCACGATGGGGCTGAGTCTCGTGCTTGGCCTGCTCTTTTTCTCCGCAACGGGGTTAACCTGGTCACAGTGGGCTGGAAGCAACATTTCTGTCGCCCGCGCCGCGCTAGGATGGCAAACCCCATCAGTGAAAACTCAGTTGCCTACCCCCATGTCTAACCACGACATGATGCACGGTCACGATATGGCGATGGCTACGGATGAACACGCGGAACACCATGCGTCAATGCCGATGGGAAATGTCGACGCATCTTCACCCGCGTTATTTGACAAGGTGCTGACTGCCGCACGTCATGCCGGGATTGATGCCAATAAAATCGAAATTCGCCCCGCCAGTCAGCTACACCGCGCCTGGACCGTCACGGAGATCGACCGCGCCTGGCCAACGCAAGTGGATGCCGTGTCGGTAAATCCTGATACGCTGGAGATTGTAGACAAAACCGATTTCAACACCTTCCCACTGGCCGCAAAGCTCACTCGCTGGGGGGTGGATGCGCACATGGGCGTGTTATTCGGGTTACCAAACCAACTCATCCTCGCGGCGTTTGGGCTTGGACTCTGTACGATGATCGTGTGGGGCTATCGGATGTGGTGGATACGCCGCCCGAAATCTCGTCATGCTGCGAATCCGGTCAACACGCTGACGGCGGCCTTGATGCAGGTTCCTGTCTTTCACCGCCTGCTCATTATGCTCATTACGGTGCTGTTGGCTGTGAGTTTGCCTGTCATGGGGATCAGCCTGCTTATTTTTCTGCTGATTGACACGGCTCGGTGGTACATGAACCATTCAAAGCGGGCTATGGCCAAAAGCTGA
- a CDS encoding GhoT/OrtT family toxin has protein sequence MPHHSLWELIKLTYTIGFVIALIVTFLLSKDKSLFIRFFTSLIIGLTWPLSFPVVLLFSLF, from the coding sequence GTGCCACATCACTCCCTATGGGAACTCATTAAACTTACCTACACGATCGGTTTTGTCATCGCTCTGATCGTCACTTTCTTGTTAAGTAAAGATAAGTCTCTGTTCATCCGATTCTTTACCTCGCTAATTATCGGCCTTACCTGGCCGCTGAGCTTTCCTGTTGTCCTGCTGTTCTCCCTTTTTTGA
- a CDS encoding methyl-accepting chemotaxis protein has product MDEIVSQNYPLTVKSNQLIDELNGYLNNQQLLLLLKSESEINKQLALNKERSAKISELMEYLNQSVNDDKSVAVLRDIGDIRRDFLGSANKLASLISAGNTDAAAEEYFNVTRVTQVKYTSKVSEFIKIQDDKMSSSAQAVGESYKNALMVLATIIIISALAGLIIASLITRSVTQPLQEALGVAENVAKGDLTSEIYNDRKDETGQLLSALSNMNSSLRQIVSQVRDGAETISSAASQIAAGNQDLSARTEEQASSLEETASSMEQLTSTIRNTADNTTQATDLAASASETVKKSGAMMETVTQEMRGIRDSSQRMAEIIGVIDGIAFQTNILALNAAVEAARAGEQGRGFAVVASEVRALAQRSATAAKEIKELIDDSFKKVQDGMDLVEETGVTMNSLVTNVQGVTGIISEIAQASREQSDGINQINLAVGQIDTTTQQNAALVEESAAAALSLQDQANSLARTVSVFNLGSGYKSATLNRKTETPALAAPKNNRAEKTTAKGELADWTTF; this is encoded by the coding sequence ATGGATGAAATTGTTTCACAAAATTATCCACTGACCGTCAAGAGTAATCAATTGATTGATGAGCTGAATGGCTACCTCAATAATCAGCAGCTGTTACTATTACTTAAATCAGAAAGTGAAATCAATAAACAGTTGGCGCTGAACAAAGAACGTTCGGCGAAAATATCTGAACTCATGGAGTATCTGAACCAGTCCGTCAATGACGATAAATCTGTTGCGGTACTGCGTGATATTGGCGACATCCGACGCGATTTCCTTGGTTCAGCGAACAAACTCGCTTCGCTGATCTCGGCAGGGAACACGGACGCCGCTGCCGAAGAATACTTCAATGTCACGCGTGTCACCCAGGTGAAATATACCAGCAAGGTCAGCGAATTCATCAAGATACAGGATGACAAGATGTCATCCTCAGCGCAAGCGGTGGGAGAAAGCTACAAAAACGCGCTGATGGTTCTCGCTACGATCATTATCATCAGTGCGCTGGCTGGGTTGATTATTGCTTCGTTGATTACCCGTAGCGTAACTCAGCCGCTACAGGAAGCGCTGGGTGTTGCTGAAAATGTCGCGAAAGGCGATCTGACCTCTGAGATTTATAACGATCGTAAAGATGAAACCGGTCAGCTGTTATCCGCCTTGAGCAATATGAATAGCAGCCTACGACAGATTGTCAGCCAGGTGCGTGATGGTGCAGAAACGATCTCCAGCGCGGCATCGCAAATTGCCGCGGGGAATCAGGATTTATCTGCCAGAACGGAAGAGCAGGCAAGCTCGCTGGAAGAAACGGCGTCATCAATGGAACAGTTGACGTCAACGATCAGAAATACCGCCGATAATACGACGCAGGCGACAGATCTTGCAGCCAGCGCGTCTGAAACGGTGAAGAAAAGCGGTGCCATGATGGAAACGGTAACGCAGGAAATGCGCGGCATTCGGGATTCGTCACAGCGGATGGCGGAAATTATCGGCGTGATTGATGGTATTGCATTCCAGACTAACATTCTGGCGCTGAATGCGGCCGTTGAAGCGGCGCGTGCTGGTGAGCAGGGGAGAGGGTTTGCCGTTGTCGCCAGTGAAGTTCGCGCGTTGGCTCAGCGAAGTGCGACGGCGGCAAAAGAAATCAAAGAGCTTATCGATGACTCGTTCAAGAAAGTGCAGGACGGCATGGATCTGGTAGAAGAAACCGGCGTTACGATGAACTCGCTGGTGACGAATGTACAGGGTGTTACGGGAATCATCAGCGAAATTGCGCAGGCCAGCCGTGAGCAAAGCGATGGTATCAACCAGATCAACCTGGCCGTAGGGCAGATTGATACGACAACCCAGCAGAACGCCGCGTTGGTTGAAGAATCCGCCGCTGCTGCGCTCTCGTTACAAGATCAGGCAAATAGCCTCGCACGTACGGTCAGCGTATTCAATCTTGGCTCCGGGTACAAAAGTGCGACGTTGAATAGAAAAACGGAAACGCCAGCGCTGGCTGCACCTAAAAATAACCGTGCAGAAAAAACCACTGCCAAAGGTGAGCTAGCGGATTGGACGACGTTCTAA
- a CDS encoding universal stress protein: protein MYTSILVPVDIEQDELTKHAITHAVRLAKMSGAAIHLFHSLPDASAFLSAYSFGIKEFENEAVVKANDKLKSLMKTIDLPASRLSCSVSFGAARDEVLALAEEMNADLIVIGSRRPDVKTYLLGSNAAAIVRHAKISVLVVR from the coding sequence ATGTACACGAGCATCCTGGTGCCAGTAGATATAGAGCAAGATGAACTCACCAAACACGCGATTACGCATGCCGTCAGGTTGGCCAAAATGTCAGGTGCCGCAATACACCTCTTTCATTCCCTCCCGGATGCGTCGGCGTTCTTATCTGCATATTCTTTTGGCATAAAAGAGTTTGAGAATGAGGCGGTGGTGAAAGCGAATGACAAGCTTAAATCACTGATGAAAACGATTGATTTGCCAGCATCGCGCTTGTCATGCAGCGTCAGTTTTGGGGCGGCCAGAGACGAAGTGTTAGCGCTGGCGGAGGAAATGAACGCGGATTTGATCGTAATCGGTTCGCGGCGGCCAGATGTAAAAACCTATTTGCTCGGCTCAAATGCCGCTGCTATCGTTCGCCATGCGAAAATATCGGTATTGGTTGTCCGTTAG